In the genome of Microbacterium endophyticum, one region contains:
- a CDS encoding response regulator transcription factor — MAAILVVEDDVDVAHLLRLRLEKSGHGVVTAADGVLGIAAAYAHTPDLIVLDWMMPNKNGIDVCRELRAHDEFVRTKILMLSARAAATDREQAFAAGADDYVTKPFSPRALVGRVESLIA; from the coding sequence ATGGCGGCGATCCTTGTCGTTGAAGACGACGTCGATGTTGCTCATTTGCTGCGGTTACGGCTGGAGAAATCCGGCCACGGAGTGGTGACGGCTGCCGATGGAGTGCTGGGAATCGCCGCGGCGTACGCACACACTCCCGATCTGATCGTGCTCGATTGGATGATGCCGAACAAGAACGGGATCGACGTGTGCCGTGAACTTCGGGCTCACGATGAGTTCGTTCGCACGAAGATTCTGATGCTGAGCGCCCGCGCCGCAGCGACAGACCGGGAACAGGCGTTCGCTGCCGGTGCCGACGATTACGTGACGAAGCCGTTTTCACCGCGAGCGCTTGTCGGCCGCGTCGAATCTCTTATCGCGTAG
- a CDS encoding flavin reductase family protein has translation MSATTTVFPPEVQTPPLRSLTPVSDEPAHVRGAFGRFPSGVAALCATINGQKVGMVATSFSVGVSYSPAMVMFSVQNSSATWPVLATADRIGVSVLGGTHADACMQLASRRGDRFAGLDVTATDAGALFIGGSTMWLECEVVSTTPAGDHQIVVMQVHAMSVDHETHPLVYQQQRFHHLATLAAV, from the coding sequence ATGAGCGCCACAACAACAGTTTTTCCGCCGGAAGTTCAGACGCCGCCGCTGCGTTCGCTCACCCCGGTGAGCGACGAGCCCGCACACGTGCGAGGAGCATTCGGCCGATTTCCGTCGGGAGTTGCCGCACTGTGCGCGACGATCAATGGCCAAAAGGTCGGGATGGTCGCCACCTCTTTCTCGGTAGGGGTGTCTTATAGCCCAGCCATGGTCATGTTTTCGGTGCAGAACTCTTCGGCAACCTGGCCAGTGCTCGCGACGGCCGATCGGATTGGCGTGAGCGTGCTCGGCGGCACACATGCCGATGCGTGCATGCAATTGGCATCTCGTCGGGGTGACCGCTTCGCGGGGCTCGATGTGACAGCGACGGATGCTGGCGCTCTCTTCATCGGCGGTTCGACGATGTGGCTCGAATGCGAGGTCGTCTCAACGACTCCCGCCGGCGACCATCAGATCGTCGTCATGCAGGTGCACGCAATGAGCGTTGATCACGAAACGCATCCGCTCGTCTATCAGCAGCAGCGGTTCCATCACTTGGCAACACTCGCAGCTGTCTAA
- a CDS encoding sensor histidine kinase translates to MPMFELELTPTGRRRVFLRGQFPFFVGALFVGVVVALVYPQAYETWPVITAYVLVFATTLAAFFIPWERFKPMWMLPLPIIDMIAVGFLRAELYTVLAAAAMLAIFPILWLAYGFFKYAVWTAALGAAFITSFTFFYNQAWPATALAWANVITLPIIIIVVARVVQVAARQLSRRGEQLYRANEKQAAALREALDNQILARSILNTVNAGVAFYDSRGRLALANNLASQMTEAVGFRIDTPPYAGEQVRAADRVTPIPFDEQIIPRALRGEEMAEHMEWLGPPDQQAAIIASTRRVLREDGELLGTVIVAYDVTELATAIDVREQFLKTVSHELRTPMTSIMGFLDLIDDAVDPREKKVHEYLAVVSRKSQDLMDRIGELLAAADREDPLQILTTDVDRVIELAVESVRERAAARGITLERVGNRDLDARIDGRRIRQVVSELLVNAIKFGREHSAITVAQELRGDRVRISVTNLGPGLGRGEQGLIFDRFYRTDDARRRAIQGFGIGLTFVKNAVAAHDGRVLINSDVDRGDEGLTTFAIDLPA, encoded by the coding sequence ATGCCAATGTTCGAGCTTGAGTTGACCCCGACGGGGCGGCGCCGAGTGTTTCTTCGTGGCCAGTTTCCGTTCTTCGTGGGGGCGCTGTTCGTCGGCGTCGTGGTCGCGCTTGTCTACCCGCAGGCATATGAAACGTGGCCGGTCATCACCGCCTACGTGCTGGTGTTCGCTACAACACTCGCGGCGTTTTTCATTCCGTGGGAGCGGTTTAAACCGATGTGGATGCTGCCGCTACCGATCATCGACATGATCGCTGTCGGCTTTCTTCGTGCAGAGCTGTACACAGTCTTGGCAGCAGCGGCGATGCTGGCGATCTTTCCCATTCTTTGGCTCGCGTACGGCTTTTTCAAGTACGCCGTATGGACAGCCGCGCTCGGCGCGGCGTTCATCACATCGTTCACTTTTTTCTACAACCAAGCGTGGCCCGCGACGGCACTCGCTTGGGCCAATGTCATTACGCTGCCCATCATCATCATCGTCGTCGCCAGGGTCGTGCAGGTGGCTGCCCGCCAGCTCAGCCGTCGTGGTGAACAGCTCTACCGCGCGAACGAGAAGCAGGCGGCGGCCCTGCGTGAAGCGTTGGACAACCAGATTTTGGCGCGCAGCATCCTGAACACCGTGAACGCGGGCGTCGCGTTCTACGACTCCCGGGGTCGTCTGGCGCTGGCGAATAACCTGGCGTCGCAGATGACGGAAGCTGTGGGGTTTCGGATCGACACCCCACCGTATGCCGGAGAGCAAGTGCGGGCAGCTGATCGCGTTACGCCGATCCCGTTCGATGAGCAGATCATTCCGCGCGCACTGCGCGGTGAAGAGATGGCCGAGCACATGGAGTGGTTGGGGCCGCCCGATCAACAGGCAGCGATCATCGCATCGACTCGACGAGTGCTGCGTGAAGATGGCGAATTGCTCGGCACCGTGATCGTCGCGTACGACGTGACCGAGCTTGCGACTGCCATCGACGTACGCGAGCAGTTTCTCAAGACTGTTTCGCACGAGCTGCGTACCCCGATGACGAGCATCATGGGTTTTCTCGACCTCATCGATGACGCTGTGGACCCGCGTGAAAAAAAGGTCCACGAGTATCTGGCCGTCGTGAGTCGCAAATCGCAAGACCTGATGGATCGCATCGGCGAGCTGTTGGCCGCGGCTGACAGAGAAGACCCGCTGCAGATTTTGACAACCGACGTGGATCGCGTGATTGAGCTTGCTGTCGAATCAGTGCGAGAGCGCGCGGCAGCACGAGGCATCACGCTTGAGCGGGTGGGGAACCGCGACCTCGACGCTCGGATCGATGGACGCAGAATTCGCCAGGTTGTCAGCGAGCTGCTGGTCAATGCGATCAAGTTCGGTCGCGAGCATTCCGCGATAACGGTCGCACAGGAACTTCGCGGCGACCGAGTCAGAATTTCTGTGACCAATCTGGGCCCCGGCCTCGGGCGCGGAGAGCAGGGGCTCATATTCGATCGCTTCTACCGCACAGACGACGCACGTCGACGCGCAATCCAAGGATTCGGTATCGGCCTGACCTTCGTGAAGAATGCGGTCGCGGCCCACGACGGTCGAGTACTGATCAACAGCGATGTCGACCGTGGTGACGAGGGTTTAACGACCTTCGCTATCGACCTTCCGGCCTGA
- a CDS encoding sensor histidine kinase has protein sequence MRTATDVTAVDSGVNALYSRLPGPALSATQFIIGTGGLAVTVAMCTLGTDPATIAVIIAVTAVFFSAGIVSIAAQQERCSSTWAIAILAADAAAIVVLRTVTVTQLPSTTVFITLPVVLMAANYSYSAIMATATTLAIWAIPLALTDAWPPTLTQLLDSLLPVGAIVLVVLATRMGAATRDRQRADNLRLTRERNLAHRLQRDDSTIHSTILSVIDSAVVFYDSGQSLVFANTNAQVFAERQLVDLNDPRFHPDAVVLDERGREPLDETEHVLLAAWDGQEMAPHVTWVGLDEEQSAYLAFSRRVRRPDGSLLGVLVVAHDVSDIVRSRQMRDDFLRIASHELRGPLTPLVGHLDLLAEESEESLSPQAKERLGIVQESVERLVDRVTELLHASDVEPTLTVAPADIADVTAKAAAGHAPKAAGRGIDIALHVPEPAVGAVDEVQLTQAIGHVIDNAIKFSPEDGIIEVECRRVPGGVEISVHDRGPGIRMAERERVFERFYRTEHAHKNAIQGLGLGLSAARAIISAHGGRIRVSGRKGAGTTVTLEVPVRI, from the coding sequence GTGAGAACTGCGACGGATGTCACCGCCGTCGACTCTGGCGTCAACGCTTTGTATTCCCGCCTTCCTGGACCCGCTCTCTCTGCCACGCAGTTCATCATCGGAACTGGGGGCCTCGCGGTCACGGTGGCGATGTGCACTCTCGGTACCGACCCCGCAACCATCGCGGTGATTATCGCCGTGACCGCCGTGTTTTTTTCCGCGGGCATCGTGTCGATAGCCGCACAGCAAGAGCGGTGCAGTTCCACGTGGGCGATCGCCATCCTCGCCGCCGATGCCGCCGCGATCGTCGTTCTTCGTACTGTCACGGTCACCCAGCTTCCGTCAACGACGGTGTTCATCACGCTGCCCGTTGTGCTGATGGCCGCCAACTACAGTTACAGCGCGATAATGGCAACCGCCACGACCCTCGCTATCTGGGCGATACCGCTCGCTCTGACAGATGCGTGGCCACCCACCCTCACGCAGCTTCTGGACTCGCTTTTGCCCGTGGGAGCAATCGTGCTCGTCGTTCTCGCCACGCGAATGGGAGCAGCAACCCGCGATCGCCAAAGAGCCGACAATCTGCGCCTCACCCGAGAGCGTAACCTCGCCCATCGACTGCAACGCGACGACAGCACAATCCACAGCACGATTCTGAGTGTGATTGATTCGGCTGTTGTCTTCTACGACAGCGGTCAAAGCCTCGTTTTCGCCAACACCAATGCACAGGTATTCGCTGAACGCCAACTCGTCGATCTCAACGATCCGCGATTCCATCCGGATGCTGTCGTGCTCGATGAACGGGGACGCGAACCGCTCGACGAGACCGAGCATGTGCTGCTGGCCGCCTGGGACGGTCAAGAGATGGCACCCCACGTCACATGGGTTGGTCTCGACGAGGAGCAGTCTGCGTATCTCGCATTTTCACGACGCGTTCGCCGGCCGGACGGGTCGCTACTGGGCGTTCTCGTGGTGGCGCACGACGTCAGCGACATCGTGCGCTCTCGTCAAATGCGCGATGACTTCCTCCGTATTGCCTCGCATGAACTGCGTGGTCCTCTGACGCCACTCGTCGGACATCTCGATCTGCTGGCAGAAGAAAGCGAAGAATCGCTGTCGCCGCAGGCCAAGGAACGTCTCGGGATTGTGCAAGAGAGTGTGGAGCGCCTCGTCGACCGCGTCACCGAGCTCCTCCATGCGTCCGATGTTGAGCCGACGCTCACTGTCGCGCCCGCCGACATCGCCGACGTCACGGCAAAAGCTGCTGCGGGGCACGCACCGAAAGCGGCGGGTCGCGGCATCGATATCGCGCTTCACGTGCCCGAACCGGCTGTAGGCGCCGTCGACGAGGTGCAGCTCACACAGGCGATCGGACATGTGATCGACAATGCGATCAAGTTCTCCCCCGAGGACGGCATCATCGAGGTCGAGTGCCGAAGGGTGCCCGGCGGCGTTGAAATATCTGTACACGACCGAGGTCCCGGCATCCGAATGGCGGAACGAGAGCGCGTCTTCGAGCGCTTCTACCGCACTGAGCACGCGCACAAGAACGCGATCCAAGGCTTAGGGCTGGGCCTTTCCGCGGCGCGCGCGATCATCTCGGCCCATGGCGGACGAATCCGGGTGAGCGGGCGAAAGGGCGCCGGAACGACGGTTACTCTCGAAGTGCCGGTGCGCATCTAG
- a CDS encoding sensor histidine kinase, whose protein sequence is MNSAGARLAQTSRTQFRASVVWVLSAVIIFLLAMFGAVFRFDDTDVAAWWPAAGASAWFVLATARRQLVGAAIVVAIAMTAGTFVGVGRADLSLAVGLTDAIEVVLFVLLLEGRQRTFVLQTVSDATRLILAAITASAVTGVALAILISTRSGDEFLPLAVHTAAFHASAIVLIAPFAVLPPRLKETPRTAEIALQTVLLAVAIITIFGTSGEVPLAFIPLTLLGWAAFRFPVNIALAQSIATGAAVLIFTLAGLGPYAATPLTLDTQVTIVSIFLLALAMATALLVTARNEVNLSSRAAAESAQILSSGFVDSQVGLILVDDDDTSWRIRWANRTAREFIAAEVSLEGQWQGQLATEARAALKLDGAVSHCVIDSGSTVNVVANHVESDEKRIAVQIVDVTSSVLVGEKRLEAEGEHARALATRLELERQRDDFIATTSHELRTPIMSIAGYTELLKESPALQAPESDWLEAISRNADRLTALVESLLTLGRASAAPDLHSPAEVLRAREIVEDVVSMHCPLANIKNVTLSVETFDADEESTVYAVAHDVSRAVANLVSNAVKFTPANGTVRVTTSTADGETTITIVDTGPGIPEDAMAHIFERFYRAPDAERSSTPGTGLGLSITAELAHRNRGTVTVESSAGAGVTAVLRFPSAAGER, encoded by the coding sequence ATGAACTCTGCTGGCGCCCGCCTTGCGCAGACGAGCCGTACCCAGTTTCGAGCATCGGTAGTTTGGGTGCTGTCCGCTGTGATCATCTTCCTACTTGCTATGTTCGGTGCCGTCTTCCGCTTTGATGACACGGATGTCGCCGCGTGGTGGCCAGCGGCAGGCGCTTCAGCCTGGTTTGTGCTGGCAACTGCACGGCGCCAGCTGGTGGGCGCCGCCATCGTTGTCGCAATCGCCATGACAGCCGGCACATTCGTGGGCGTTGGCCGAGCAGATCTTTCGCTGGCGGTTGGCCTCACCGATGCAATCGAGGTGGTGCTATTCGTCCTACTCCTCGAGGGGCGACAGCGGACCTTCGTCCTGCAAACGGTGTCGGACGCGACCCGCCTCATTCTCGCCGCGATCACGGCGAGCGCTGTGACGGGGGTAGCTCTCGCCATCCTCATCTCCACTCGCAGTGGAGATGAGTTTCTTCCCCTCGCTGTGCACACGGCCGCCTTTCACGCGAGCGCAATCGTGCTCATAGCTCCCTTTGCGGTTCTTCCTCCGCGACTCAAAGAGACGCCGCGAACGGCGGAGATCGCGCTGCAGACCGTGCTTCTTGCGGTCGCGATCATCACGATCTTCGGCACTTCGGGCGAGGTGCCACTCGCCTTCATTCCGCTGACGCTGCTCGGGTGGGCTGCTTTCCGTTTTCCCGTGAACATTGCGCTCGCCCAATCAATCGCCACCGGCGCTGCAGTGCTCATTTTCACACTGGCTGGCTTGGGACCCTATGCCGCAACTCCGCTGACTCTCGACACGCAGGTCACGATCGTCTCGATTTTTCTCCTGGCTCTCGCGATGGCGACGGCGCTCCTCGTCACGGCGCGAAACGAAGTGAATCTTTCGTCTCGTGCCGCTGCGGAGTCGGCACAGATCCTCTCGAGCGGGTTCGTTGATTCACAGGTCGGTCTCATTCTGGTGGACGATGACGACACCTCCTGGAGGATTCGGTGGGCCAACCGCACAGCTCGTGAATTCATCGCCGCGGAAGTGTCGTTGGAGGGCCAGTGGCAGGGGCAGCTCGCGACAGAAGCGCGAGCTGCCCTCAAACTCGATGGGGCTGTCTCGCACTGCGTCATCGATTCGGGTTCGACGGTGAATGTTGTCGCAAACCACGTCGAAAGCGACGAAAAACGCATCGCCGTGCAAATCGTCGACGTGACGTCTTCGGTGCTCGTTGGAGAGAAGCGACTCGAGGCGGAAGGCGAGCACGCCCGAGCTCTGGCGACGCGCCTCGAACTCGAGCGGCAGCGTGACGATTTCATCGCGACAACAAGCCACGAGCTACGCACACCCATTATGAGTATTGCGGGTTACACCGAACTGCTGAAGGAGTCGCCAGCTCTGCAAGCGCCAGAAAGCGACTGGCTGGAAGCCATCTCTCGCAATGCCGATCGACTGACGGCTCTCGTCGAGAGCCTGTTGACGCTGGGCCGCGCGTCGGCCGCTCCCGATTTACATTCACCTGCCGAGGTGCTGAGAGCGCGCGAAATCGTCGAGGATGTCGTTTCGATGCACTGCCCGCTCGCGAACATTAAAAACGTCACCCTCAGCGTCGAAACATTCGACGCTGACGAAGAGTCCACTGTCTACGCGGTCGCCCACGATGTGAGTCGCGCCGTTGCGAATCTTGTATCCAACGCTGTGAAATTCACCCCCGCCAACGGAACGGTGAGGGTGACGACGTCGACAGCGGACGGCGAGACAACGATCACCATAGTTGACACCGGTCCCGGTATTCCCGAGGATGCCATGGCCCATATTTTCGAGCGTTTCTATCGCGCCCCCGATGCAGAAAGAAGCAGCACGCCGGGCACGGGTCTCGGTCTCTCCATCACAGCAGAACTAGCTCACCGAAACCGCGGGACGGTCACCGTCGAATCTTCCGCCGGGGCCGGCGTCACCGCCGTCCTTCGTTTTCCCTCCGCGGCGGGCGAACGATAA
- a CDS encoding ZIP family metal transporter codes for MAPVFLAAIAGLASGLTLVIGAAVAWFVNVPRWLVATIMAFGAGVLISALAFDLVEEATQTGSFTSAMTGFFTGAIVYVGLDLLLEKIGSRKKRARSKTASSGTGLGIALGSLLDGVPETAVQGLGLAATGSLSLAVVAAVIISNFPEGLSSTSDMKQNGRSAKYVFGIWGSIAVICMLSAVGGFALLGGASESTTSFVTAIAAGAILAMIADTMLPEAFAETKAFTGLIAVCGFFTGYALHVVGG; via the coding sequence ATGGCACCCGTCTTTCTCGCCGCAATTGCCGGGCTCGCATCTGGACTGACTCTCGTCATCGGAGCCGCAGTCGCCTGGTTCGTCAACGTACCGCGTTGGCTCGTTGCAACGATCATGGCGTTCGGGGCGGGCGTTCTCATCTCGGCCCTGGCATTCGACCTCGTCGAAGAAGCCACGCAGACGGGCTCCTTCACCTCGGCCATGACCGGGTTCTTCACGGGCGCGATCGTTTATGTCGGGCTCGATCTTCTCCTAGAGAAGATCGGTTCTCGAAAAAAACGCGCGCGCAGCAAAACAGCTTCCTCGGGTACCGGGCTTGGCATCGCGCTGGGCTCGCTTCTCGACGGCGTACCCGAGACCGCAGTGCAGGGCCTTGGCCTCGCTGCTACCGGATCTCTGTCGCTCGCTGTCGTTGCCGCTGTCATCATCTCCAACTTTCCCGAGGGACTCTCGAGCACCTCGGATATGAAGCAAAACGGGCGAAGCGCGAAGTACGTCTTCGGTATTTGGGGATCGATCGCGGTGATCTGCATGCTTTCAGCAGTCGGCGGCTTCGCCCTGCTCGGCGGCGCCTCGGAAAGCACCACGAGCTTTGTCACTGCCATCGCCGCTGGGGCAATTCTCGCGATGATCGCCGACACGATGCTCCCGGAAGCTTTCGCCGAGACCAAAGCTTTCACCGGTCTCATCGCCGTATGCGGCTTCTTCACTGGCTACGCGCTTCACGTCGTCGGAGGCTAG